DNA sequence from the Streptomyces sp. CA-210063 genome:
TCGGCGGCGATGTCCGCGGCGTCGAACACCCGTGAGGCCACGACTTCGGCGCGGGTGAACTCCTTCAGGCACTCGCCGGTGCCGCGCTCCGCCACCCAGTTCCGCAGACCTTCGTCCAACTGCGCGCGCCGGTCGTACTGTTGCTCCGCCGTGGCGAACTCCTCCTCGGGGAGCCCCAGCAGACGGGCGATGTTACGCACCGAGCGCAGCGTCGCGGACGTCACCGTGATCCACTCGCCGTCGCGGGAGCGGTAGGTGTTGATCACGGCCCCGGGGGCGACCGCCAGTTGGTTGCCGGAGCGTTCGGGCACTCGTCCCAACTGGTCGTGGACGATGACCTGCCACTCGACGAGACGGAACAGGGACTCGAAGAGAGCGAGGTCGATCCACTCGCCGTCGAATCCGGGGTCGTGGTCACGGCGGTGGAGAGCGGCCAGGACGGCGTAGGCGCCCATCAGGCCGGTCACGGCGTCGCCGTGGGAGAAGCCGGTGTGGACGGGCGGACCGTCGGGAAAACCGGTCAGATGGACGACTCCGCTGCGCGCCTCACCCATCTTGCCGAAGCCGGGGGCGTCCGCCTGCGATGACGTGGCGCCGAAGCCGGAGATCTGCAGCAGCACGGCCCGGGGGTTGATCCGGTGCACGGAGTCCCAGTCGAGTCCCCAGCTGCGCAGGCGCCCCGCGCGCAGGGTGACGATGACGACGTCCGCCCAGGCGACGAGCCGGTGGGCGACGAGTCGGCCGGCCTCGTGGTGCAGATCGAGGGTGACCGAGCGTTTGTTGCGGCCGGCGACCTTGAACCACAGGGGGACACCGTCACGTTGAGGCCCCATGGCGCGGGCCGCGTCTCCGGCGCCGGGGGGTTCCACGTGTACGACGTCGGCCCCTTGGTCGGCGAGCATCGAGCCCGCCAACGGACCGGCCACCACATGGGCGAACTCGACCACTTTCAGCCCGTGCAACTGCCCGCTTCCGGCGCTGTTCCGCTCGTCGTCCGACACCGATGCGCTCCTTTGCCCCTGCTGTTCCGCGTGGGTCCCCGACAGCGTCGTCCGCGTGGGTGCGGCACGGCCGTCGCCGTTGTCTTCAGACTGCCGGAGCGGAGAAATGCCTGTCGAGCAACAGAAGGCCATCAATCAATGCGAAAAACGCATGAATAGGGGAGGGGTCGGTACCGGCCTCACGCCCACGAAACCCCGGGCGGAAGCGGACGCCCCTGGAGGCGGAACTCTTCGAGCGTCTCCAGGAACCGCACCGTCACGGCCGGGAGCGTCCGCCGAACGCGCAGCACGATGTCCAGGCGTCGGTCCACCACGGGGTCCACCAGAGGACGGCAGACGACGGGTCCGGCACCCATCAGCGGGAGCACGAGGGCGGGCATCGCCGACACCCCGAGGCCGGCGGTCACCAGTCCGCCCACGGTCGCGATACTGCCCGCCTCGGCCGCCGGTACCGCGTGCGCGTCGATCTGGGCGAACGCCGCGTCGGTGAGCCGGCGCACGCTCGAGTCGCGCCCGACGGCCAGGAACGGTTGACGAGCCAGGTCCTCCCAGGCGAGCTCGTGGCGATCGGCGAGCGGGTGGCCCTCCGGCAGCACCGCGACGAAGCGGTCCCTGACCAGGGGGCGGTGCTCCAACTGCTCCGGCGGGTTGCCGACGGTGGTGATCGCGAAGTCGGCGTCGCCGGACAGGACCCGGTCCAGTACCGACCGCTCCAGGCCGTCGAGGAGGCGTACCGCCACCTGCGGCCGCCGCTCGCGGAAGTCGGAGATCACCTGCGGCAGAAGCACCGCGGCAACCGAGGGAAGGGTGGCCACGGCGACCGTTCCCGACTCGCCGAGCAGGTACCGCCTGAGCTCCTTCATGCCCGCCCGGTGAGCGGTGACGATCTGCTCGGCGACACGCAGGGCCTCGACGCCCGCCGCGGTCAACTGCACGTTACGGGTGTCCCGTTCGAGGAGTTGCACGCCGAGCTGTCGCTCCAGATCCGCGACCGCGCGGCTGAGTGAGGACTGGGACACGTGCATCTCCGCGGCGGCCGCGGTGAAGCTCGCGGCCCGGGCGACGGCCGCGTACGCCGCCAGTTGACGCAGGGTGGTGGCCTCCATGGCCGACGAGCATAGGGCTCGCCCGCTTGCATTGATGCGCTTATCGCATGGACAGATCTCGGTTTGATGCTGGACACCGATCCACCGGTGCTCCGAAACTCTCGCGTAACACCTCGGCCCGCCTCCCCCGCCCAGCCCCGCCCACCGCCGCCGAGGGCCGTCCCCGAGAAAGCGAGCGCCGCCATGCTGGCAGCCCTGGGCTTCGCCACGATCGCCGTCCTCCTGCTGCTCACCATGACCAAACGCGCCTCGGTACTGGTCGCTCTGATCCTGCTTCCGGTGCTGGCGGCGCTCATCGGCGGATTCGCGGGCGACCTGGGGGAGTTGATTCTCGGGGGGCTGTCCAAGGTGGCCCCCACCGGCATCATGATCGCCTTCGCGGTCCTGTACTTCAGCCTGATGGTGGACGCGGGGCTCTTCGACCCCCTGATCCGCGGACTGTTGCGGGCGGCGCAGGGCGACCCGTTGCGGATCACCGTCGCCACGGCCGTCCTCACGCTGTGCGTGGCCCTGGACGGCGACGGTGCCTCCACCTTCCTCATCACCGTCTCCGCACTGCTGCCGGTCTACAAGAGGCTCGGCATGAACCCCCTGGTGCTGTCCGGCGTCGTCTGCCTGGGCGCGGGCGTGATGAACATGGTTCCCTGGGGTGGCCCGACGGTACGCGCCATGGCGGCACTGAAGCTGGACAGTTCCGACGTCTTCAACCCCGTGCTGCCCGCGATGGGCTTCGGTGTCGTCTGGGTGTTGGTGGCCTCCTACCTGCTCGGCCGCCGGGAGCGCAACCGTCTTGCCGCGCTGTCCCCGCAGGGTCCGGTCACGGACGTGCGCACGGCCGACGGGCAGGAGCGTCTGGCCCTTCGGCCCTCCGGGGACGGGCCCGGCACCGTCCACGTCCCGCCGCTGCCGCGGACCTGGCTGAACATCTTCAATCTCCTGCTCACCATCGCTCTCCTGGTCTGCCTGATCCAGGAAGTGATGCCACTTCCGGTGCTGTTCGTCCTCGGGTTCGCGATCGCGGCGCTGGTCAACCACCCCACCTGGGAACAGCAACAGGCGCTGCTCGACAAGCACGCCAAGAGCGTGGTCCTGGTCACCACGATGATCTTCGCGGCCGGCGTCCTCACCGGGATCCTCACCGGCACCAAGATGATCGACGAGATGGGCGAGACGCTCGTCTCCGTCGTCCCCGACTCCTTCGGCTCGCACCTGCCCGTCGCGGTGGCCGTCACCGGCATGCCGCTGAGCCTGGTCTTCACCCCGGACGCCTACTACTTCGGCGTACTGCCCGTACTCGCCGAGACCGCGCAGGGCTTCGGCACGGACCCGGCCGAGGTCGCCAGGGCCGCCATTCTCGGCCAGATGACCACGGGGTTCCCGCTCAGCCCGCTCACCGCGTCCACGTTCATCCTGGTCGGCATGAGCGGTGTGTCGCTCGGCGAACACCAGCGCTTCATCTTCCGCTGGGCCTTCGCCACCACCCTGGTCATGACCGCCGGCGCCCTGCTGACCGGTGCGTTCTCCCTGTGACCGGTGTCCCGGGCCCGAGCGGAGTCCCCGCCGGCCGCGGGCTCCCGGCAGCCACCGCACATGCCGCTCAGACCTCCGACGTGCCACCCGCTTCCGGGAGTCCGGAGCTGGGCGAACGGATCCACACACCCCAGGCACCCGGTCCGGGTGCCCCACCGACCGAGACGAGGACCCATGAGAGGGATCACCAGACGTACGGCGCTCGCGGTCACCGCGGGTGCGGTCGCGGCGCCGGCCGTGGGCACGGCGACCGCCTTGGCCGCCGACACCACGACAGCCACATCCCAAGGACGACATGCGGCCTCCGGGCCCAATCCGGTCCTGCGGACGGACCTCGTCACGCGGGTCACACCGAGGAACAACTGGCTGGTGACAGCCGTCGCCCTCCGGTACTCGCATCCCATTGACCTGCGCGGCGCGGTGATCCCTCCCTCGGCCTTCCAGGTGAAGGCCACCGTGGGCGGACAAACAGCGGCTCGCACGGTGACCCGGGTCTACTCCAGCACCACCGCAGAAGTGGACGACCGATCTCACCCCGGACGGCCGGGGGACCGCCTGATCATCGAACTCGACCCGAACGACTCCAACGCGCGGGCCGCGGGCACCGACCCCCTTCCCCTCGACCGCGCCTACTCCGTCAGACAAGTGGCGGACGTGCACACCCCTGAAGGCGAACCAGTGCTCAAGGCCGGCCCGTTCGCGAGCCGGAACGATGACGTCATCACTCCCGTGGTCGACGACTTCGCCGCCGGTTCCTTCACCGACTCCGCGGGTTTCGAACTGGACTTCCGGCTGTACCAGCCCGCGGGATTCGTACGGAACCCGCAGACGCGCAAGCGGTATCCGCTCGTCGTCACCCTGCACGGCGGCGGCGAAGTCGCGGACAACAACATGACCCAGCTCACCTCCAACCGGATCGCGGTCACGTTCGCCAAACCGGAACGACAGCGCCGCGACCCCGCGTTCGTCCTGTCCCCGCAGATCCCCCTGCCCCGCCCCATGGACGGACCCGACGGCACGGACTGGACCGACGCCAAGGTCCAGGCCGCGCTGATCGAACTCATCGACACCTTCGTGAGCGAGCACTCCCGCAACGTGGACACAGCCCGGCTCTATCTCGTCGGCCTGTCCTCGGGCGGGCGCGGTATCTACAGCCTGCTGGCGAAGCGCCCCGACATGTTCGCGGCCGCTCTGCCCACGGCCGGCTGGGGCGACCCGGCCACCATGGAGAGGATCACGCACATCCCGATCTGGGCCGACCACTCCGTCGACGACCCGATCGTCCCCTACCGGGAGGGCCGGTTCGGCAAGCCCGGCACCTGGACACTGATGAACGCGCTGGAGACCGCCGGCGCACGGATCACCCGTGGGGAGTGGGCCAACGACCTGCCGAAGGCACAGTTCGAGGCCCGGTCAAGGGCTCTCCTACGGCAGGCCCGGGCCACGCGCAGCCACGTACTGTTCACGAGCTACACGGCCGGAACGACACCGGTGAACCCACACCTCTCATGGGCCCAGACGTACGAGAACGACGTGGTCGTCGACTGGCTCTTCGCACAGTCCCGCTAGCCGCCGCACGCGGCGCCCCTTCGCGCACCCAGCTGTCCGGTTACCGCGCTCTCACCGCCATCCGGAGGTAAGCAATGCGTCCATCCAGTCGTTCGACCCACACCACCGTGCAGTTACGGACCCGACCCGGCGCCCTGACGGCACTGATCGCCCTGGTCACCACCATCGGCTTGGCGCTGACTCTGCTGACAGTCGCCGCCCCGCCTGCGGCCGCCGCCGACCTGCTGTCCCAAGGCAAACCCGCGACCTCCTCGTCCACCGAGAACGCGTCCACCCCCGCGTCGGCGGCGGTGGACGGCAACACCGGGACGCGCTGGTCGAGCACGTTCAGTGACCCGCAGTGGCTGAGAATCGATCTGGGCGCCACCGCCACCATCAGCCAAGTCGTGCTGCGCTGGGAGGCCGCGTACGCCCGCGCGTTCCAGATCCAGACCTCCGACAACGGCACCACCTGGACCACCGTCCACTCGACCACGACCGGCACCGGCGGCGTGCAGACCCTCGACGTGAACGGCAACGGCCGGTACGTCCGTCTCCATGGCACCCAGCGCGGCACCGCCTACGGCTACTCGCTGTGGGAATTCCAGGTGTACGGCTCCGGTGGTGGCACCCCTCCGGGCAACGGGATCCCGGACCCGACGGCCGCTTCCCTGGAGGCCACCAACGGGCCGCTGACCACCGCCACCTACACGGTTCCCAGTCCCACCGGGTACGGCTCCGGCACGGTCACGTACCCCACGAACAGTGGCTCGTACCCGGGCGTCGTACTGATGCCTGGCTATCAGGGCACACAGCAGAACCTGCAGTGGCTCGCACCCCGCCTCGCCTCCTGGGGCTTCGTCGTCATCAACGTCGGAACGAACACCCTCAGCGACGATCCCGCATCACGCGGCCGTCAGATCACCGCCGCCGGCACCCAGCTGCTCGCGCTCGGCGACGCCCCCGGCAACCCGATATCGGGGAAGCTCAACGGCACGCTCGGCGCGGTCGGTCACTCGATGGGCGGCGGTGGTGTCATGGCGGCCCTCCGGGACGACGCGCGCTTCCGGGCGGGCGTGCCCACGGCCCCGTACTACCCGAACGCGAACTTCTCGGGAGTCACCGAGCCGACGTTCTTCCTGACCTGTCAAAGCGACCCTGTCGCCCACGGCAACGACTACGCGGTGCCCTGGTACACCTCCATGTCCCAGGCCGAGAAGCTCTACATCGAGGTTCCGGGCGACCATCTGTGTCCGATGACGGGCTCCGGAAACAAGGCCAAGCAGGGCAAGTGGATCGTGTCGTTCCTCAGCCTCTGGCTGGGTGCCGACACCCGTTTCAGCCCGTTCCTGTGCGGTCCCGTACGTGATGCCGACAAGAACAACACGTCCCTGGTCACGCGCTGGATGGACACCTGCCCGTTCTGACCGCCTCGCTCGGACGGGCATAGCTCAACCCGCTGAGCGGCTCCCGGAGCCGCGCAGGACGGACTGTCACTGCTCTGAGCCGGGAGCCGGGAGCCGGGAGTCGCCACCGCCCGACTCGGCGTCGCCAGCCCGGTTCCAGCCGATGGGCGGGGCCGATGCCGCCGATCGGCGGGGGTGGTGGGGTCCTCTGGCGGATTCCCCGCCGACCCGTGGCGTTTCCAGTCTGGAGGGCATGAGACACGATGCAGTCACCGATGCCTCTTCGACGGCCGGAGTACGGGAGGGCGAGCAGCCGTCCACGGCCCGGCTGATCGGGCTGGACCTGGCCCGCGGCCTCGCCGTCTTCGGCATGTACGCGGTCCATGTGGGTCCCGCCCCGGGCCAAGGCGGTGTCATCGGCTTCCTGATGGACTTGGCGCAAGGCCGCTCCTCCGCGCTGTTCGCTGTCCTGGCCGGCTTCGCGGTCGCCCTCATCACCGGGCGCCGCACACCGAAGACCGGGCAGGCCGGCCGCCAGGCCGTCGCCAAGGTCGTCGTCCGGGCTGTGATCCTGCTGGCTCTCGGCACCGCCCTGACCATGACCGGCACCCCGGTCGTGCCGATCCTCGCCTTCTACGGACTGTTCTTCCTGCTCGTGCTGCCGCTGTACCGGCTGGGCGCCAGGCCGCTGGCGCTGATCGCGGCGGGCTGGGCCCTGGTGGGCCCGCAGTTGCTGTATGTACTGAGGCCGGTGGTCGGCGACCGCGCGTTCCCCACCGTCGGCCAGGCCGACGGCATCGTCTCGCTGTTCTTCACCGGCGGCTATCCGGCCCTGACCTGGGTCCCGTTCGTCATCGCCGGCATGGCTGTCGCCCGCCTCGACCTGGCCGCCACGGCTGTCCGGATCCGCCTCGCCCTCACCGGCGTCGCCCTCGCCGTCACCGGCTACGGCGGCTCCTGGCTGGCGCTGCGTCTCGTGCCCGGTGCCGCCGAAGCCGTCCGGAAAGCAGAAGGGGGATCGTCCATGTCGTCCTCATCGCCCGGCGGCGTCGGCCTCTTCGGCGACACCCCCGCCGGGCTGCTGGTCGCCTCCCCGCACAGTGAGGCGACCCTGTCCATCGTGGGCAACACCGGTGTGGCGATCCTGGTGCTGACCGTGTGCCTGGCCGCCATGGACGCCTTCCCCCGGCTGCGCGGCCTGGCCAGGCCCGTCATCGCGGTCGGCTCGATGTCGCTGACGGCGTACGTCTTCCACATCGTCGCCATCTGGCTCCTGGACACCGAGGAACTGACCGTCCAGCCCTTGTACATCCTGCTCGGCTTCATCGCGTCCGTCACCGTCCTCGCCACCATCTGGTTCCGCTTCTTCCAGCGGGGGCCGCTCGAATGGCTGATGGGCCGGGCGACCCAGGTGGCCCGGCGCATCCGATGAGGCGCATCCGCGCCTGATCCGAAGCCGGCGCCCCGTACGGTACGGCCGTACGGGGCGCCGTTCGGCGGTCGTGGGAGTTCCGTGGACGTCGCCGACGACACGACGCGGCACGCGGCTGACGTTCGACACGATCGGCCCGCCGCCGCAGGCGCAACCCCCTGCGGTCGACCGCCCGTTGAGCCTGCGCCGCCTGCTCACCGACTTCGTCGAACCGCAGGACACGCAGCCCAGTATCATCAACGTCACCCTCGGCATGCGGACTCCGGAACAGGTCGGACGAACCGTGGTCCTGGGGCACGGTGGGGGGAGGGATGCGCGGTGTCTCTGACGGACAAGGCCATCGAGCGGATCCGTGAGCTGATCCGGACCGGTGCCCTGCCTCCGGGCTCCAAGCTCCCACCGGAGCCGGACCTGGCCGCCCAGCTGGGACTGTCCCGCAACCTCGCCCGGGAAGCGGTCAAGGCATTGGCCGTCGCGCGGGTCCTGGAGGTCCGGCGGGGGGACGGCACGTATGTGACCAGCCTCCAGCCGAGCCTGTTGCTGGAGGGGCTCGGCGGCGCGGTGGAACTGCTCCAGGGCGACTCGGTCGCACTGCAAGACCTCATGGAGGTACGGCGGCTCCTCGAACCAATGGCCACGGCACTTGCCGCCACCCGCATCTCCGACGCCCAACTGGCCGAAGTGAAGCGGCACTTGGACGCCATGCGCGAGGCCCGCGACGACGTCGAGCAGCTCAACGCCCACGACGCCGCCTTCCACCGCGCGGTCGTCTCGGCCACGGGCAACGAGACCCTCCTCACCCTCCTGGAAGGCATCTCCGGCCGCACGCTGCGCGCTCGTATCTGGCGCGGTCTGGTCGACGACAAGGCCGCGGGCCGCACCCTCGCCGAGCACGAGGCGATCTTCAACGCGCTGTGCACCCGTGACGCCGCCCTCAGCCAGGCCGCCGCACTGCTGCATGTGAGCAACACCGAGCAGTGGCTGAGGGAACACCTGCGATCGGGAGAAGCCCTCCCCTTCGGGACGACGGCGCGGAAGTGACAGTACGAGGCGGATAGATGGGACGGGTGCATGGGGTGCACCGGTGACGAGGGTCATCCCCAGCACCGTTCAAGGCGCTCGAAGGCCACGATCACCTGCGGTTACGGTGGCGGGCGCCGACTCCCCAGGGCCGAGGGGTGCTGCTGGGCACGCCACCGATGTTCTCCCGGTACGGGAGGGGGTCATCCGGCGGTCAGAGTGGTCCATCATGCAGGCGTCCTCTTCTGCGAGTGATGGCTCAATCAACGGCGGCTGACGGAACGGCGTTCAGTCCCGGCCCTCCCGTACTGGGCGGACAGGCCCGAACCGGCCGCACAAGCGCACCCGTATAAAACCACGTGATCCCGTCTGAGACATCCTATGAATGACAGAAACCGGGGATCGGCCACGCAGGGGTGAATTCTGTGCTGTTTCGTCCTCCAGGTGCTTCTGCCATGGGGTGTTGGCTGAACTTCCCCTTCACGTGTGGGTCGGGAAACGTCCCATGTGTGCGTGGTCGCTGGGCCCGTGCGATGCGCCCTCTCAGGCCCCACGCACTACGGATGCCGAAGGTGCGGTCAGGGTGTGCCGTTCCCTCGCCGTACCGGGCGTCGTGTCGACCGGCGAGGGGCCAGGACCGGCTGCACGAGCCGATGCCGGTCCACACCGCTGCGGGCGTTGATGAGAGCGAGCAGCAGATCGACCGCTTCGTCGCCCACCAGGTCCGGGCGGAGGCTGAGGGTGGTGACGGGCGGGGCCGTCGTCGCGTAATCCGGATCCTCACTGACGCACGCCACCAGCAGATCCTGCGGCACCCGAAGCCCGTGGTGCCGGGCGGCGGCGAGGATGTTGTGACCGGAGTCGGAGTAGACGCCGATGACGGCGTCCGGTCGTGGATCGCGGTCGAGCAGTCGGCCGACCGCGTCCCGTTCAGCGGTGAAGTAGTCGGGCAGGGAGGCGTACTCCTCGACGACGGCGGGCATGTCGTGCTCGGCGCACCAGGACGCGTAGGCACGTTCGATCAGATGCGGGTACTCGGCGTCGTGAAGCGGCTTGGAGAGCCCGATCCGCCGGGCGCCGACCTCAGTGAGATGGTCGAGCAGGAGGCGCAGGCCCGCGTCGTAGTCGGTGTCGACCCACGCGTCGCACCAGTGCGGTTGGGGCGGTCGGCCGTCGCAGACCATGGGGATGCCACGCTCCCGTAGCAGGGAACGCACCGGGTCGTCGGCGCGCGGATCGACGTGGATGACGCCGTCCATCGGCGTGTTGAGCCACATCCACCGTGACAACGAACTCGGCATCACCATGAGCAGGTAACCACGCTCATGCGCTGCGGCGATGGCGCTCAGCGCCAGCTGCGCGTAGTACGGGATCTCGGTGTACGGGACGGGAACGTCGCCGTATGTCGTCATCGTCAGACCGAGCACTCCGGTGCCGCCGCGGGCCAGGGCACGGGCCGTGCCGGCCGGGGCGTAACCGAGTTCGCGTGCCGCGGCGAGCACGCGCTGCCTGGTCGTCTCGGACAGCCGTCCGGTGCCGTTGAGCGCGTTCGACACCGTGGCCGTGGACACCTCGGCCCGCGCGGCCACGGCACCGAGCGTGGGGCGTTGCCAGACACGCGAACTCGCCATGTGTGTACCCCATGAACCCCAACAGCCCCATGACGGCTTGTGGTTAACACCTTAATCACTCAGCGTACCGGCGACGGCGATGGCGACCGGGACGACGGCCGCCGGGTGAGGAGTCAAGGGCACAATGTGGTCCGCTCGACCAGCGTGCCGATCGGGGACAAGAACGGCCGAGGCCAAAGAGAGCCCTCGTTACGTCAAGTTCCCTTTTCCTGCCCCGACCGGGGCCGTATCAGATCAGGATGCTCGGGGCCTCGCGACCTCGCGGGTGCCGGGCACGAGTGCGTCATATGAACAAGAGGGGAAGCGGTGGAGGCGACAAGTACACAGGTGCGGACAGGCGCCATACCTCCGGTCGTCGCGGCGCGATGGGCGCTGTGGACATTTGTCATCGTCAACTTGGTGATCGTCGAGGTCTTGTTCCTCACCGCCGGGACCGGCAAGAACGGGGTGCTCACGGTCGCCAAGTTCTTCGGCCTGCACGCCGCCGTACTGATGCTGTTCCAGCTGCTGTTGGTGGCCCGGCTGCCGTGGCTCGACCGCCGTATCGGCATGGACCGGTTGACGGTGTGGCACCGGTGGGTCGGCTTCACCCTGCTGTGGACCCTGCTCACCCACGCCGTGCTGGTGGTGCTCGGCTACGCGCGGCTCGATGACGCGTCGATGACGAAGACGTTCTTCGCGCTGGCCGGTGTGCCGGCCTCCCTGCTCGGGATGCTGGCCGCGGCGATCGTCGTCGTGGTCGCCGCGGTCTCCGCCCGACAGCTGAGGCGGCGGCTGCGGTACGAGACGTGGCACGGCGTGCACCTGCTGCTGTACCTGGCGTTGGGGCTGGCGTTCGTCCACCAGTTGCAGGAGACCACGACCTTCAGCTCCTCCACGCCCGCGATGATCTACTGGTGGGCCCTGTGGCTGTTCGCGTTCGGTGCCCTGGTCACGGGCCGGATCGTGATGCCTCTGTGGCGCAACGCCTATCAC
Encoded proteins:
- a CDS encoding CaiB/BaiF CoA transferase family protein; protein product: MSDDERNSAGSGQLHGLKVVEFAHVVAGPLAGSMLADQGADVVHVEPPGAGDAARAMGPQRDGVPLWFKVAGRNKRSVTLDLHHEAGRLVAHRLVAWADVVIVTLRAGRLRSWGLDWDSVHRINPRAVLLQISGFGATSSQADAPGFGKMGEARSGVVHLTGFPDGPPVHTGFSHGDAVTGLMGAYAVLAALHRRDHDPGFDGEWIDLALFESLFRLVEWQVIVHDQLGRVPERSGNQLAVAPGAVINTYRSRDGEWITVTSATLRSVRNIARLLGLPEEEFATAEQQYDRRAQLDEGLRNWVAERGTGECLKEFTRAEVVASRVFDAADIAADPVYAEREDIVTVDDPDLGPVRMQAVIPHFRQRPGRVWRTGPALGQDNHLVYGQWLGLSADELADLEKSDVI
- a CDS encoding LysR family transcriptional regulator, with the translated sequence MEATTLRQLAAYAAVARAASFTAAAAEMHVSQSSLSRAVADLERQLGVQLLERDTRNVQLTAAGVEALRVAEQIVTAHRAGMKELRRYLLGESGTVAVATLPSVAAVLLPQVISDFRERRPQVAVRLLDGLERSVLDRVLSGDADFAITTVGNPPEQLEHRPLVRDRFVAVLPEGHPLADRHELAWEDLARQPFLAVGRDSSVRRLTDAAFAQIDAHAVPAAEAGSIATVGGLVTAGLGVSAMPALVLPLMGAGPVVCRPLVDPVVDRRLDIVLRVRRTLPAVTVRFLETLEEFRLQGRPLPPGVSWA
- a CDS encoding CitMHS family transporter; the encoded protein is MLAALGFATIAVLLLLTMTKRASVLVALILLPVLAALIGGFAGDLGELILGGLSKVAPTGIMIAFAVLYFSLMVDAGLFDPLIRGLLRAAQGDPLRITVATAVLTLCVALDGDGASTFLITVSALLPVYKRLGMNPLVLSGVVCLGAGVMNMVPWGGPTVRAMAALKLDSSDVFNPVLPAMGFGVVWVLVASYLLGRRERNRLAALSPQGPVTDVRTADGQERLALRPSGDGPGTVHVPPLPRTWLNIFNLLLTIALLVCLIQEVMPLPVLFVLGFAIAALVNHPTWEQQQALLDKHAKSVVLVTTMIFAAGVLTGILTGTKMIDEMGETLVSVVPDSFGSHLPVAVAVTGMPLSLVFTPDAYYFGVLPVLAETAQGFGTDPAEVARAAILGQMTTGFPLSPLTASTFILVGMSGVSLGEHQRFIFRWAFATTLVMTAGALLTGAFSL
- a CDS encoding prolyl oligopeptidase family serine peptidase, translating into MRGITRRTALAVTAGAVAAPAVGTATALAADTTTATSQGRHAASGPNPVLRTDLVTRVTPRNNWLVTAVALRYSHPIDLRGAVIPPSAFQVKATVGGQTAARTVTRVYSSTTAEVDDRSHPGRPGDRLIIELDPNDSNARAAGTDPLPLDRAYSVRQVADVHTPEGEPVLKAGPFASRNDDVITPVVDDFAAGSFTDSAGFELDFRLYQPAGFVRNPQTRKRYPLVVTLHGGGEVADNNMTQLTSNRIAVTFAKPERQRRDPAFVLSPQIPLPRPMDGPDGTDWTDAKVQAALIELIDTFVSEHSRNVDTARLYLVGLSSGGRGIYSLLAKRPDMFAAALPTAGWGDPATMERITHIPIWADHSVDDPIVPYREGRFGKPGTWTLMNALETAGARITRGEWANDLPKAQFEARSRALLRQARATRSHVLFTSYTAGTTPVNPHLSWAQTYENDVVVDWLFAQSR
- a CDS encoding poly(ethylene terephthalate) hydrolase family protein; the protein is MRPSSRSTHTTVQLRTRPGALTALIALVTTIGLALTLLTVAAPPAAAADLLSQGKPATSSSTENASTPASAAVDGNTGTRWSSTFSDPQWLRIDLGATATISQVVLRWEAAYARAFQIQTSDNGTTWTTVHSTTTGTGGVQTLDVNGNGRYVRLHGTQRGTAYGYSLWEFQVYGSGGGTPPGNGIPDPTAASLEATNGPLTTATYTVPSPTGYGSGTVTYPTNSGSYPGVVLMPGYQGTQQNLQWLAPRLASWGFVVINVGTNTLSDDPASRGRQITAAGTQLLALGDAPGNPISGKLNGTLGAVGHSMGGGGVMAALRDDARFRAGVPTAPYYPNANFSGVTEPTFFLTCQSDPVAHGNDYAVPWYTSMSQAEKLYIEVPGDHLCPMTGSGNKAKQGKWIVSFLSLWLGADTRFSPFLCGPVRDADKNNTSLVTRWMDTCPF
- a CDS encoding DUF418 domain-containing protein, which produces MRHDAVTDASSTAGVREGEQPSTARLIGLDLARGLAVFGMYAVHVGPAPGQGGVIGFLMDLAQGRSSALFAVLAGFAVALITGRRTPKTGQAGRQAVAKVVVRAVILLALGTALTMTGTPVVPILAFYGLFFLLVLPLYRLGARPLALIAAGWALVGPQLLYVLRPVVGDRAFPTVGQADGIVSLFFTGGYPALTWVPFVIAGMAVARLDLAATAVRIRLALTGVALAVTGYGGSWLALRLVPGAAEAVRKAEGGSSMSSSSPGGVGLFGDTPAGLLVASPHSEATLSIVGNTGVAILVLTVCLAAMDAFPRLRGLARPVIAVGSMSLTAYVFHIVAIWLLDTEELTVQPLYILLGFIASVTVLATIWFRFFQRGPLEWLMGRATQVARRIR
- a CDS encoding FadR/GntR family transcriptional regulator, translating into MSLTDKAIERIRELIRTGALPPGSKLPPEPDLAAQLGLSRNLAREAVKALAVARVLEVRRGDGTYVTSLQPSLLLEGLGGAVELLQGDSVALQDLMEVRRLLEPMATALAATRISDAQLAEVKRHLDAMREARDDVEQLNAHDAAFHRAVVSATGNETLLTLLEGISGRTLRARIWRGLVDDKAAGRTLAEHEAIFNALCTRDAALSQAAALLHVSNTEQWLREHLRSGEALPFGTTARK
- a CDS encoding LacI family DNA-binding transcriptional regulator, yielding MASSRVWQRPTLGAVAARAEVSTATVSNALNGTGRLSETTRQRVLAAARELGYAPAGTARALARGGTGVLGLTMTTYGDVPVPYTEIPYYAQLALSAIAAAHERGYLLMVMPSSLSRWMWLNTPMDGVIHVDPRADDPVRSLLRERGIPMVCDGRPPQPHWCDAWVDTDYDAGLRLLLDHLTEVGARRIGLSKPLHDAEYPHLIERAYASWCAEHDMPAVVEEYASLPDYFTAERDAVGRLLDRDPRPDAVIGVYSDSGHNILAAARHHGLRVPQDLLVACVSEDPDYATTAPPVTTLSLRPDLVGDEAVDLLLALINARSGVDRHRLVQPVLAPRRSTRRPVRRGNGTP